One genomic segment of Clostridium estertheticum subsp. estertheticum includes these proteins:
- a CDS encoding M20/M25/M40 family metallo-hydrolase, whose product MPDMCKLQIDIRTVPGQNHQEILSDIKALLAEIESRSKAKFDIKVFNDKVALKNKSDDQFIKLTLDTATELFGSRYKAKGVTYCTDASIFVPSFNNNLSVIICGPGEETQAHKPNEYVKTKKYIDSIKLYKEIALRYLK is encoded by the coding sequence GTGCCTGATATGTGCAAATTGCAAATTGACATTCGTACTGTTCCGGGTCAAAATCATCAGGAAATTCTATCAGATATTAAGGCATTATTAGCAGAAATTGAGTCAAGATCTAAAGCTAAATTTGATATTAAAGTTTTTAATGATAAAGTGGCATTAAAAAACAAATCCGATGATCAATTTATTAAGTTAACACTAGATACAGCAACAGAATTATTTGGAAGTCGATATAAAGCCAAAGGTGTAACTTATTGTACAGATGCATCCATATTTGTTCCCAGTTTTAATAATAATTTATCTGTTATTATTTGTGGACCTGGCGAAGAAACGCAAGCTCATAAGCCAAATGAATATGTAAAAACAAAAAAATATATTGATTCTATTAAATTATACAAGGAAATAGCATTACGGTATTTAAAATAA
- a CDS encoding DUF5317 family protein yields the protein MIEPILLALIFAKIKGYKIKPLFKSWAIYPVLIFAILYVILEVMIFNNNYTFIKYTSIFHYLYLLTFIILVIKYKLNISAIIGSILIIIGSILNNIVIAANNGKMPVFPTLSYLTGYVKSDSFMKVKDIHILGSGVTKFKFLADIIDVGYCIMSIGDICIRGFAFIILFNTIKIINQRKEILDIK from the coding sequence ATGATTGAACCAATACTTTTAGCACTTATTTTTGCAAAGATAAAAGGTTACAAAATAAAACCACTTTTTAAGAGCTGGGCGATATACCCTGTATTAATATTTGCAATATTGTATGTAATTCTAGAGGTTATGATATTTAATAATAATTATACATTTATAAAGTATACCAGTATTTTTCATTATCTTTATCTTTTAACCTTTATAATCTTGGTTATCAAATATAAACTTAATATTAGTGCAATTATAGGGTCAATACTTATTATTATTGGAAGTATCTTAAATAATATTGTTATAGCTGCCAATAACGGGAAAATGCCTGTATTTCCAACATTATCATACTTAACTGGTTATGTAAAATCAGATTCTTTTATGAAGGTTAAGGATATACACATTTTAGGAAGTGGAGTTACTAAATTTAAATTTTTAGCAGATATAATTGATGTAGGTTATTGTATTATGAGTATTGGCGACATATGTATAAGAGGGTTTGCTTTTATTATTCTATTTAATACTATAAAAATCATTAATCAAAGAAAGGAAATACTGGACATTAAATGA
- a CDS encoding accessory gene regulator ArgB-like protein — MEKISNNIANKVALELSLDEDNKEVIAYGAFALMQMFVSMIFVFLFGLLFNIAIEALIISFTAAILRKYSGGVHASSPGNCTFIGTIVSVGQAILISLLISFVANLKLIIILGVIVFIWSYYIIYKLAPVDSASKPIVKQEKRNRMKKGSIILLSVYLVITVFLILLYISSGEKKLIFYVLCLYSGTLWQIFTLIPLGHLLVGKVDHLLNHIYIKERR; from the coding sequence ATGGAGAAGATATCTAATAATATTGCTAATAAAGTAGCATTAGAGTTATCACTAGATGAAGATAATAAAGAGGTAATCGCCTATGGTGCGTTCGCTTTGATGCAGATGTTTGTTTCTATGATTTTTGTATTTCTATTTGGATTATTGTTTAATATAGCTATTGAAGCTTTAATAATATCATTTACAGCTGCTATTCTTAGAAAATATTCAGGAGGGGTTCATGCAAGTTCCCCAGGAAATTGTACTTTTATAGGAACAATTGTAAGTGTAGGACAAGCGATATTAATATCACTTTTAATAAGTTTTGTGGCTAATTTAAAATTAATTATAATACTTGGGGTTATAGTTTTTATATGGTCCTATTACATAATTTATAAATTAGCTCCAGTGGACAGCGCCTCAAAACCTATAGTAAAACAAGAAAAAAGAAATCGGATGAAAAAAGGATCTATAATACTTTTAAGTGTTTATTTAGTTATAACAGTATTTCTTATCCTGCTTTATATAAGTAGTGGAGAAAAAAAGCTTATATTTTATGTTTTATGTTTATATTCAGGAACGTTGTGGCAAATATTTACACTTATACCTTTAGGACATTTATTAGTAGGTAAAGTAGATCACCTTTTAAATCATATATATATTAAGGAAAGGAGGTAA
- a CDS encoding cyclic lactone autoinducer peptide, with the protein MKFLKKHLFSLIAVATTLAATSVASSACYFSCYQPEEPKCLRKK; encoded by the coding sequence ATGAAATTCTTAAAGAAACACTTATTCTCTTTAATTGCAGTAGCAACTACACTTGCTGCAACTTCTGTGGCTTCTTCTGCATGCTATTTTTCTTGTTATCAGCCTGAAGAACCAAAATGCCTAAGAAAAAAATAA
- a CDS encoding bifunctional diguanylate cyclase/phosphohydrolase — translation MDHLKENKQKKIQEIVSIVKLAALLFSGIVLLRYFFKGNTIAEVTVDTNYNFISFFVVILILLSVYFMWSMATVEKIDFKYINIVQIIENLAFILFFIIVIFYSGKSTSDYKFLFLFIIITSTLQQGMNQGMLVASISSIFILSLDLVMGAPNVQVNQFFENDLILAGVFILTAWPLGFYVRIENEHIKKLEGLANEDGLTGLYNHRFFYDALEGIMKTSEKENDFVAMILIDIDYFKIYNDMNGHQMGDEALKSVGFILKNSFRKSDVVARYGGEEFAVVLPNTSEEDAIKLAEKSRKKIEATYFSGEENQPNGKLTVSIGTSIYPSKAKNAIELFKSADDALYRAKFFDKNRVESYTSIVEELKIDTEGEHIDIITSIKTLISVINAKDKYTYGHVERVVIYSRLLADKLKVSEKNKKELIYGAYMHDIGKINIPKEILNKNMPLTPDEWEIMKQHSVNGVEIIKSVESLKEIAPLILYHHERYDGNGYPDNLKGKEIPYLVRMLTVVDCFDAMTSSRPYNIRKTYKEAIEELKRCSGKQFDKEIVDSFIEVIRENENRIGNVDD, via the coding sequence ATGGATCATTTAAAAGAAAACAAACAAAAAAAAATTCAAGAAATAGTGTCAATAGTAAAATTAGCTGCTTTATTGTTTTCAGGAATAGTACTTCTAAGATATTTTTTTAAGGGTAATACCATAGCAGAAGTCACCGTAGATACTAATTATAATTTTATTTCATTTTTCGTAGTTATATTAATATTATTGTCGGTATATTTTATGTGGTCAATGGCGACTGTTGAAAAAATAGATTTTAAATATATTAACATTGTACAAATCATAGAAAACCTTGCGTTTATTCTGTTTTTTATTATTGTTATATTTTATTCAGGTAAAAGTACAAGTGATTATAAATTTCTATTTTTATTTATTATAATAACTTCAACGCTGCAACAAGGTATGAACCAAGGTATGTTAGTGGCAAGCATTTCTTCAATTTTTATATTATCATTAGATCTTGTTATGGGTGCACCTAATGTACAAGTTAATCAGTTTTTTGAGAATGATTTAATTTTAGCTGGAGTTTTTATACTTACCGCATGGCCATTGGGGTTTTATGTGAGAATAGAAAATGAACATATAAAAAAGCTCGAGGGATTAGCAAATGAGGATGGGCTCACAGGGCTTTATAATCATAGATTTTTTTATGATGCATTAGAGGGAATAATGAAAACTAGTGAAAAAGAGAATGATTTTGTCGCGATGATTTTAATAGATATAGATTATTTTAAAATTTATAATGATATGAATGGACATCAAATGGGTGATGAAGCACTTAAGTCAGTTGGTTTTATATTGAAAAATAGTTTTAGAAAAAGTGATGTAGTTGCGAGATATGGAGGAGAAGAATTTGCTGTAGTCCTTCCAAATACTTCTGAGGAAGATGCAATTAAGCTAGCAGAAAAATCAAGAAAAAAGATAGAAGCAACCTATTTTAGTGGTGAGGAAAATCAGCCAAATGGTAAATTGACTGTCTCAATAGGAACATCAATTTATCCAAGTAAAGCTAAAAATGCTATTGAACTTTTTAAAAGTGCGGATGATGCGCTTTATAGAGCTAAGTTTTTTGATAAAAATAGAGTTGAAAGTTATACTTCTATAGTTGAAGAATTAAAAATTGATACAGAAGGTGAACATATAGATATTATTACATCAATAAAAACTCTTATAAGTGTTATTAATGCTAAGGATAAATATACATATGGGCATGTCGAAAGGGTAGTTATTTATAGTAGGTTACTCGCTGATAAACTTAAAGTAAGTGAAAAAAATAAAAAGGAATTAATATATGGCGCTTATATGCATGACATTGGAAAAATAAATATTCCAAAGGAAATATTAAATAAAAATATGCCATTAACCCCAGATGAATGGGAAATAATGAAACAACATTCAGTAAATGGAGTAGAGATTATAAAATCTGTTGAATCACTTAAGGAAATTGCTCCTCTAATATTATATCACCATGAAAGATACGATGGTAATGGATACCCAGATAATTTAAAAGGAAAAGAGATACCTTACCTTGTGAGGATGTTGACAGTAGTAGATTGTTTTGATGCTATGACGTCTTCTAGACCTTATAATATAAGAAAAACTTATAAAGAAGCTATTGAAGAGCTTAAAAGATGTAGTGGTAAGCAGTTTGATAAAGAAATTGTGGATTCTTTTATTGAAGTTATTAGGGAGAATGAAAATCGGATTGGTAATGTAGATGATTAA